In Rhinatrema bivittatum chromosome 1, aRhiBiv1.1, whole genome shotgun sequence, a single genomic region encodes these proteins:
- the TSPYL2 gene encoding testis-specific Y-encoded-like protein 2 isoform X2: MSVPPRRGKEEEPEQQQQLPPPDCKKLRLDEPGQREQQQLLKETEAAQALASMTAWAAAATAGKGRESAEEGARRMPEPDSTGENAGKEARLGAAEEVKPDSTQAVAGERRQRLPSGEEAAEREECSIVSVQPLPGPQRYLEALEAIQQELEAVNERANLAFLGLRRKFGQLRRPHLERRNRIIQNIPGFWVTAFLNHPQLSAMIDDRDEDTLSYMTNLQVEDFTHMKSSCKIKFYFTGNPYFQNEVIVKEFQCGPSGRLASHSTPIRWWRGQDPMGPNRKACVNVQSFFSWFSDHSFPAADRIAEIIKEDLWPNPLQYYLMGEGESTENREDDRSRCE, encoded by the exons ATGAGCGTCCCGCCGCGGCGCGGAAAGGAAGAGGAaccggagcagcagcagcagctgccgccACCGGACTGTAAGAAGCTACGGCTGGACGAGCCTGGACAACGGGAGCAGCAGCAGTTATTAAAGGAAACGGAGGCCGCCCAAGCGCTAGCTAGCATGACGGCCTGGGCGGCCGCGGCAACTGCGGGCAAAGGGCGGGAAAGCGCCGAGGAGGGGGCGCGGCGGATGCCGGAACCGGACTCCACCGGAGAGAACGCGGGGAAAGAAGCGCGCCTTGGCGCCGCGGAAGAAGTGAAGCCGGACTCTACGCAGGCCGTGGCTGGGGAGCGGCGGCAGCGCTTGCCCAGCGGTGAGGAAGCGGCGGAAAGGGAGGAGTGCTCTATCGTGTCGGTGCAGCCGCTACCCGGGCCGCAGCGGTACTTGGAAGCACTGGAGGCTATTCAGCAGGAGCTGGAGGCGGTGAATGAGAGGGCCAATCTGGCCTTCCTAGGCCTGCGCAGGAAGTTCGGCCAACTCCGGCGACCGCACCTGGAGCGCCGCAATCGCATCATCCAAAACATCCCCGGCTTCTGGGTCACCGCC TTTCTGAACCACCCTCAGCTATCAGCAATGATTGATGATCGTGATGAGGACACCCTGAGCTACATGACCAATCTGCAG GTGGAAGACTTCACACACATGAAATCTAGCTGTAAAATCAAGTTCTACTTTACAGGGAACCCTTACTTCCAAAACGAAGTCATTGTCAAGGAGTTCCAGTGTGGACCCTCTG GAAGGCTGGCATCCCATTCTACTCCAATTCGCTGGTGGCGTGGCCAGGATCCCATGGGTCCTAATAGGAAGGCCTGTGTCAATGTCCAAAGCTTCTTCAGTTGGTTCTCTGACCATAGCTTTCCTGCCGCAGACAGGATTGCTGAG atTATTAAGGAGGACCTTTGGCCCAATCCCTTACAGTACTATCTTatgggtgagggagagagcacaGAGAATAGGGAGGATGACAG GTCCAGATGTGAATGA
- the TSPYL2 gene encoding testis-specific Y-encoded-like protein 2 isoform X1 produces MSVPPRRGKEEEPEQQQQLPPPDCKKLRLDEPGQREQQQLLKETEAAQALASMTAWAAAATAGKGRESAEEGARRMPEPDSTGENAGKEARLGAAEEVKPDSTQAVAGERRQRLPSGEEAAEREECSIVSVQPLPGPQRYLEALEAIQQELEAVNERANLAFLGLRRKFGQLRRPHLERRNRIIQNIPGFWVTAFLNHPQLSAMIDDRDEDTLSYMTNLQVEDFTHMKSSCKIKFYFTGNPYFQNEVIVKEFQCGPSGRLASHSTPIRWWRGQDPMGPNRKACVNVQSFFSWFSDHSFPAADRIAEIIKEDLWPNPLQYYLMGEGESTENREDDSETENGDDCVVIVDDDYEEEEEEEVHEIMDEEKHGEGPDVNEGEVEELAGQNRGSREESEERRCGAEHVDDTGEDEDG; encoded by the exons ATGAGCGTCCCGCCGCGGCGCGGAAAGGAAGAGGAaccggagcagcagcagcagctgccgccACCGGACTGTAAGAAGCTACGGCTGGACGAGCCTGGACAACGGGAGCAGCAGCAGTTATTAAAGGAAACGGAGGCCGCCCAAGCGCTAGCTAGCATGACGGCCTGGGCGGCCGCGGCAACTGCGGGCAAAGGGCGGGAAAGCGCCGAGGAGGGGGCGCGGCGGATGCCGGAACCGGACTCCACCGGAGAGAACGCGGGGAAAGAAGCGCGCCTTGGCGCCGCGGAAGAAGTGAAGCCGGACTCTACGCAGGCCGTGGCTGGGGAGCGGCGGCAGCGCTTGCCCAGCGGTGAGGAAGCGGCGGAAAGGGAGGAGTGCTCTATCGTGTCGGTGCAGCCGCTACCCGGGCCGCAGCGGTACTTGGAAGCACTGGAGGCTATTCAGCAGGAGCTGGAGGCGGTGAATGAGAGGGCCAATCTGGCCTTCCTAGGCCTGCGCAGGAAGTTCGGCCAACTCCGGCGACCGCACCTGGAGCGCCGCAATCGCATCATCCAAAACATCCCCGGCTTCTGGGTCACCGCC TTTCTGAACCACCCTCAGCTATCAGCAATGATTGATGATCGTGATGAGGACACCCTGAGCTACATGACCAATCTGCAG GTGGAAGACTTCACACACATGAAATCTAGCTGTAAAATCAAGTTCTACTTTACAGGGAACCCTTACTTCCAAAACGAAGTCATTGTCAAGGAGTTCCAGTGTGGACCCTCTG GAAGGCTGGCATCCCATTCTACTCCAATTCGCTGGTGGCGTGGCCAGGATCCCATGGGTCCTAATAGGAAGGCCTGTGTCAATGTCCAAAGCTTCTTCAGTTGGTTCTCTGACCATAGCTTTCCTGCCGCAGACAGGATTGCTGAG atTATTAAGGAGGACCTTTGGCCCAATCCCTTACAGTACTATCTTatgggtgagggagagagcacaGAGAATAGGGAGGATGACAG TGAAACAGAGAATGGTGATGACTGTGTGGTGATTGTAGATGACGactatgaggaggaggaggaggaggaagtgcatGAGATCATGGATGAGGAGAAGCATGGTGAAG GTCCAGATGTGAATGAGGGTGAAGTAGAGGAGCTGGCTGGGCAAAACAGGGGCAGTAgagaagagagtgaggagaggagaTGTGGCGCAGAGCATGTGGATGATACGGGAGAGGATGAGGATGGCTAA